From Gemmatimonadales bacterium:
GCCCTGGTCGCCAATGCCTACGGCTGGGAGTGGCCGCTCGAGGAAGACGAAATCCTGGAGCGGCTGGTCGCGCTGCACGATGAACGCTTGAAAGAAGAAAAGGCCGGCAAGGTGCGGTGGCTGCGCCCCGACTACCAGATCGCCCGCTTCGGCAAGGACCTCCCCGCCGCCGAAGCCGCCCTCGGCCTGACGGATGCCGCGCCGGCCGCCGCGAAGAAGGCCAAGCGGCCCGCCTGGCCCGCCGACGTCATCAGCCAGATCGGCGCCATTAAACGTCTGGTCGCCGAGGAGGCGCTCAGCGCCGAGGATCTGGCGGCGCGCTTCACCGGCGCCAAGGCGGACATCGTGCGCCGGCACCTGGACATCCTGCTGGTGATGGGTGAGGTACTACAGAATCCCGACGGGCGGTATCAGGGCGCGGCGTAGAGTTCCGAGCCTCAGGAACCCGCGAGCGGATTCACGACTCGCAGGAAGTCGAACTGGTGGAAGTCGGCGTCGGCCGTGCGGATCTCCAGGACGCCATGCTCCTTCATCAGGGCCGCGATGTGCAGGTCGTGCACCGGGTTGCCGCGTAACCGCGGGTGCAGCGCGACGACTTGCTCCAGCACCGCGGCGTGGCGGTCCGTCGCCACCAGGATCCCCGAACGCTTCCCCTCCAGGAGCACGGTGATCCACCGCTGGGCCGCCTCGAGGTCAAGCGGATCGGGAAAGACGCTCGGGTGGGTGCTCACCCGCAGGAACTCGTAGACGATGCTCCAGGTCACGAACCAGGAGCGCTCGCCACGGCGCCACGTCTCGATCAGCGCCACAGCCCGCTCGTGCTCCGGGGCGTCGGGGTTGACCGCGTACAGCAGCAGGTTGGTGTCGACGACGAACATTCGTCAGACACCATCCATGGCACGGTACAGCGCATCCCGGTCCGCCAGGTCCACCTTGGGCCTTCCCATCCGGAAAACCGGCAGGGGGGCCGGCTCGGCGGCGCCCTCCGGCTCGGCGAGCCCGCGGCGCAGCGCCTCGGCCACGACCGCAGACAGCGTCTCGCCCTGCCGAGCAGCGCGCCGCTTCAGCTCGCGAAAGACATGATCCGGGATCATGAGCGTCGTCTTCATATGGAAAAACATATGGGACGTAGGAAAATACGTCAAGCGCCATGGTGCGGAATCCCGACGGGCGGTTTCAGGGCGCGGCGTAAAGCTCCACGA
This genomic window contains:
- a CDS encoding CopG family transcriptional regulator; the encoded protein is MKTTLMIPDHVFRELKRRAARQGETLSAVVAEALRRGLAEPEGAAEPAPLPVFRMGRPKVDLADRDALYRAMDGV
- a CDS encoding PIN domain-containing protein — encoded protein: MFVVDTNLLLYAVNPDAPEHERAVALIETWRRGERSWFVTWSIVYEFLRVSTHPSVFPDPLDLEAAQRWITVLLEGKRSGILVATDRHAAVLEQVVALHPRLRGNPVHDLHIAALMKEHGVLEIRTADADFHQFDFLRVVNPLAGS